The Setaria viridis chromosome 9, Setaria_viridis_v4.0, whole genome shotgun sequence sequence TCCCCCCTTAGCTTTGTTCCGCTTGGCCGAAGTTGCGGGTTATCCTTGCGAAAGGTTGATGAAAAGGCCAgcacatttttttttagaaaacatcaCCCCCCCTCCTTCTAGCTTTCGCAAGGGGAACTAAAAGATGTCTTTCCCTTCTTGGTGCCCGTGCGGAGAGTAGGCCGTTGAGCCGAAGCCGCGATCCTTTCTCGTGAAAGGCAGGCAAGGGTaggtaaaaaaaaagtcagCCCTCCTTCTAGCTTTCGCGAGAAAAAAGAGCATGCTGGGGCGAGCCTGCCTTTGAGAAGGGTTGCTTCAGGCAAAGCGGAACTAGTGAATAGTTTTTCCTAAGGTCGTGGCCATTGCAGAGAATAGGCTAGTTTACCTGAGTGGGGGGGAGGCAGAGAAGTTCATAATACTTAATTTGCGCATAAAGCACGCTTTATAATGATACGTAATTTGTTAGAGTACTTGGTCATACGAGGcacgaggttacgcaacttgttctTGCTTTGTTATGGGAGATATATACCTTTTTTCCTCCGCGTGAAAGCGTGAGgtcatgcaacttgttgttgctttttaAATGAAAAACATACTTTTCTCCTCCGCATGAAAGCGCGAGgtcatgcaacttgttgttgctcttGTGAATGTAAAACGTAGTTTTCTCCTTCGCATGAaagcgcgaggtcacgcaacttgttgttgctcctGTGAATGAAAAACGTACTTTTCTCCTCTGCATGAaagcgcgaggtcacgcaacttgttgttgctcttGTGAAAGCGACTGCAGGGGGAATTTTACTTTATTATGCATCGAGAATTTTTACATGgatctgcctcgttaaaaaccttgcctccagaaTGGAGCCCCCCTAGTAAGGAAAAGAGTACAGTCCAGATTCTATGACATGAAAAGTAAATGCGGAAAAGAAAGTAAAGCTGTCGCCTTCGGCATTGTTTATAGTTCCACAAGCTAAAGGTGACGGACCTCTACGGATAGTATTTTCGCAGACTGTCTATGTTCCAAGAATGTGGTAATTCCGTGCCGAGTTGGTCCGCCAGGTGAAAAGAACCTGGCCTACTACTTTTTTTAACAATGTACGGTCCTTCCCATGCTTCCTGCAGTTTGCTGGGGTTTTCCCAATTCTTCGTTCTTTTTATGACAAGGTCACCAATTTTGATTTCTCTGTGCAATACTTTCTTGTCTCTCCATCTCTTGGTTTCTTTTTGGTATTTATTAATGTTGTCCAAAGCTTGAATGATGTCAAGCTCGATCATGTCCTTTTCAATCTTGATGACATCCTGGATGTCCTTAGTGCACATGACTCTCAGGCTGTTGTTCTTGATTTCTTCTGGTGTTACGACTTCGGAGCCGAAAAGCAGCCTGAATGGCGTGAAGCTTGTAGCTTGAGATTGGGTAGTGTTGTGCGACCAAATTACCTTTGGGAGCTCATCGAtccatttttccttcttctaGTCGAATAGACATTTCTTGATTTTGCAGTGAAGATTAAGCCATTAGCTCTTTCTACCGCGCCGTTTGATTACGGGTGGTAAACCGAGGAGAATTTGACCTTTGTCCCGAGGCTGCCACAAAATTCTTTGAAATCGATGCAATCGAACTATTTGCCATTATCAACGGTTAACTCCCTTGGTACTCCAAATCTGCAAAcgatgttttgccaaaaagaacTTTTGTACTGAAGCTGAGGTTATCATTGCCAGAGGCTTCGCCTCAATCCATTTTGTGAAGTAATCTATGGCAACAGCTGCAATTTGCAATTACCCTGAGCTGTTGGGAGTGGGCCAACCAGATCCATTCCCCACCTTTGTAGTGGCCATGATGGTGGAATGAGTTGTATTGAGAGTGATGGTGAGTGTCTCTGGtttgctgtcttttggcaggcTTTGCAGTTTCGGACAAGGTTTTGGGTGTCATGTACGGCCgaaggccaatagaatccttgCCTGATAGCCTTGCTTACGAGAGCTCTTGAGCCAATGTGAGATCAATAAAAACCCTTGTGAATGTCGGCCAGCAGATCTTTGCCTGTTTTGGCATCGATGCAACGAAGCAAGGGCATTGAGATTTCGGCCTTGTAAAGCTCTCCATCAATGATTGCATATCCTCTTACTTTTTACTTGAGCCTAGTGAGCTTGTCTTTGTCGCATGGCTCAAAGTGACCTGTAATGTATGCCATTATCTCGGCTCGCCAGTCGAAGCGCTGGATCGCATTTACATACTTCAGAGTTGGTTCTTTGGTGGATGGGGTCTCGATGACTTCGTAGAACGTGTCGAGAGGAATTGGTTCATTCTGGGCTGCTGCTTTTGCGAGTTTGTCCGCCTCATCATTTTCTGCCCTCAGGATATGCTTGACGGCGAATCCCCTGAAATGTTTTTCCATTGTTCTGACCGCTGTGAGATACTTCACGAGCTCTGGCTCTTTAGCCTCGCTGTCTTTCTCGATGTGCTCTTTGACCACCTTAGAGTTTGTTTTCACTATGAAGGCCTGTTGTCCTAGAGCTTTCATCTTTCTTAGTGCCATAAGCAATGCCTCATACTCGGTTGTATTGTTTGTTGATCTTGTTCCTTTGGGGAATTTTAGCCTCACGGCGTACCTTATTTTTACGCCAGTTGGCAAGGTTACAATTGCTGTTACTCCAGCCCCTCTGTCGCACCAGGCGCTGTCGCAATAAACGATCCAAGGTGTTTCAATGTCGTCGCGACTGGCTTTTGGAGATGTCCAGTCATCGATGAAATCAACCAGGACTTGAGGTTTTATGGCGCTTCTTCTTTCAAAATCAACCACGAACTCTAATAGCTTAGATGCCCACTTAGTAATTCTGCCCGAAGCTTCTCTATTTGAGAAAAGATCGTGGAGGGGTTGGTTTATGACAGCCACAATCCTATGTCCCTCAAAGTAATGACGTAGTTTGCATGCTACCATCACCACTGCATAGGTGATTTTCTCCAACTCTGAATAGTGTATCTTCGATCCACTGAGGGCCTCAGATGCGAAGTAAACTGGAATTTGCTTTAGTTTGCCATCGATTTCCTTCTCCTGAATCAGGGTGGCGCTTACCACCGTGCTCGAAGCTGAGATGTAGAGCAGCAGTGGTGACTTGGgctcgggggggggggcataGCTTTGTTATAGACTGCATGTAGTCCTTGAGTTCTTGGAATGCTTGGCACTGCTCTTCCCCTCCATTCAAAGGTTTTGGAGTTTCGTAAGaccttgaagaagggtaggcttCACTCTACAGCACGGGGGATAAATCTATTGAGGGCGGCCACTCTTCCGGTCAGCCGCTGAACGTCCTTGACCGAAGCTAGCTCCCTCATTTCAAGGAGTGCCTGAATTTTGTCggggttggcctcgatgcccTTGGTGGTGACCAGACAGCCCAATTCCTTGCCTCACTGAACCCCAAATACACATTTCTCAGGGTTTAGTCTCAGATTTGGTGCCCTTAGGTTGGCAAAAGTTTCGGCAAGGTCACGGATATGATCGGCCCTTTTGTCGCTTTTGACAACtatgtcgtcgacgtaagcAATGTTCCTGCGAAGCTGGTTTGCTAGTACGATGGCGGTCATACTGGAGAATGTTtgtcctgcattttttagtccctCCGGCATTCGCACGAAGCAGAATGTTCCGAATGGTGTCACGAAACCtatttttccttcatcttccttttttattctgatttggtgatagcccgagAATAAGTCTAATAGCGAGAGCATTTCGCTGTTGGTAGCATCATCCACAACTTTGTTGACCCTTTCTAATGGGTAATTGTCTTTGGGGCAAGTTTTGTTCAAATCTGTGAaatcgatacacattctccatctGCCATTCTTTTTCCTAACAGGTACAGTGTTGGCAAGCCATTTCGGATAGAGGATGGGTCTGATCACATTGGCTTCGAGTAGTTTGTCTACTTTTGCTTTTACTGCATGGACCTTCTCGTCAGacatttttcttagcttttGATTTTTTGGCTTTGCCCCTGGTCTAATGTCAAGGCTGTGCTCAATAATCTCTCTGTCTACCCCCTGGAGATCGCTTGCGGACCAGGCGAAGACGTCTTTATTCTTGTTCAGAAATGCAATCAGCTCATGCTCTTCTCTGGGTTCGAGGTTAGCTCCGATAGTCACGTACCTGTCGGCGATGTAGCCATCCAAGAGGACTCTTTTGGTTTCGCTGTCTGCACTTATCTTTATTTTCTCTTTGTCTCTCTTGGGTTCGACATAGGGTTTCTTCATTTCGTGCTCTTCAGATTTGCTTGCAGCTGCGAGATGATGGACATTCTTTTGTCCCAGAGTTGAAACCCTCTCAATGTTTCTTGCCGTTTGCTGATCTCCATACACGGTGATCACTCCTTTGAGGGCTGGCAGTTTCATGCAGAGGAAGAGCTGTCTGATGGTTGCATCCATTTTGTTTATGAAACCTCGCCCGAGGATGTGAAGTAGGGGTAGCACATTTTGACCACATCGAAAGTGATGTGCTCTGTTCTCGCGTTGTTGAGGTTTCCAAATGACACTGGCAGGGAAATTTTTCCAAGAGCTTTGATTGGTCTGCCGTCGAAACCAAGCAATGTGACTTCGGGCGGTTTGAGGAGGTGAGGGTCAATCTTCATCTCTCCGAAGGTATTGGCGAATATGATATCTGCAGAGCTGCTTGTATCAACCAAGACTTTCCCTATCTTCCAATTTGCGATAATTGCCTCTATCACCATCACATTGTTATGCATGGCCATTTTCAATGTGAAATCATCCTCTGTGAAGGTGATTGGCATGTGCGCCCATTCTGGCTTCGCTGGGGGGCCATCGAGGATGATGGTGTTTACTTGTCTGAAGTAGTCTCACTTCTGCCTTTTGGTTTCAAACTTGAGGGTGGACCCACCAGTGactggcattatcatgccgaaGGTTGGTATGGGTTGGAGTTTGCTTCGCGAAAGTCAGACAGTGAAGACCCTCCGGAGATAGGCATTATCGTGCCATAAGTTGGTATTGCGTTAGGATTGCTGCTTGGTGGGTTTGGTTTAGCTTTTGGGATTTTGTTTGGCAAGTTTGGTGGTGGTAGCGGTATCTCGTGGCGAGGCTGAggtgggatgtttgtgttttgtGGTTGGAAGGTGTGCGAAGGTTGCCAGGTTATCGGTGGTTGGAAGTTTGCAAGGCTAGCTGGGCTTGGGTAATATGTTGGATGTGGGTAGAAGGTTGTATGATGGATAGTTTTTGGTGCTTTTGCGGCTTCTTCGGCTGCTTTCTTTTCTGCCTCTCTTTTTGCGCCTTCCAGAGTTATGGGACACCAGTCAGTTGCATGATTGAACTGCTTTCCATAGAATATGCAATGGAATGGCCTTTGTTGTTTAGGCTGATTATTTGGCCTCGGAGGGCCATTGCTTTGGCCTCTTCCTCTGTCGTTGTGTCCACCTCTGTGGTTGTTGGGAAAGTTGTTATGGTTTTGGTGGTGCTGGTTTTGAGCTTGGTTGTGGGTGTGATTTTGGGTTTGGTGCGAGGGCTGATTGCCTTCGATTGTCATCACGCGGTGGGGTTGATTCTGTGTGTGATTGTATAGTGAAGCCTgccaatttctatttttttctgttTGTCTGTGACTGTTTCTTTCGGCCACCGTTCGTCTGTGGTCTTCATCTGACCTGATGTATTTCTCTAGCTCTGCGAATAGTTCTTCCATTGTTTTGGGTTTCTTTCTTGTTAGCTTCGACGCTGTCAATCCTGGGTTGAGCCCCGCGATGCATGTTGAAATCGCGATACAGTCAGCCACATGTGGCGTCTGCGACCGAAGTTGTACAAATCTCCTGACATAGCTGGCGAGGGTCTCTTTATATTTTGTTTGCAATGGAAAAGGTCGGCTCCGTCAGTCATGGTTTGATGGAAGCCTTGGAAGTTCTGAGTTAACTTTATTTTCAAATCTACCCAACTGCATACTGAGTGTGGATGTAGCAGTGAGTACCAGTTTAGTGCTGCCCCCTCGCAAGCTATGATGAATGATTTTGCTAGTACGACATCGTCCCCCCCAACCGAGGCTATAGCAGCTTCATAGCTCATTAGAAATTGGCGTGGGTCTATCTGGCCATTGAACTTAGGCAAAGCAATTGACCTGTAGGTGGCAGGCCATGGGGCAGTTTGAAGTCCGATTGACAGTGGGGAGCTCTTGTCAAAGACTCCATATGTATTCATTGTAGGTGGAGGGTCATGAGGACTGAAGTCAGGGTTGGTGTATATGACCCGTGTAGGACCAGTGTTGAAGGCTTGGGTAGATGGCGGCGTTGGTTGTTGCGGTATGCCTTGAAGGTACTCGAGTTCCTTTAATTCTCGCTGTAACTCTTCTAACTGCTTTTTGGCCTCGTTCAACATTGCTGCCCTGTTGGCTGCTTCTCTTTGAGCTTGCAGTTGCTGTGCGAACCTTTCTTTCTGCCTTTTCATTTCTTCGAGTTGCCTCAGGATCGAAGCTAGCTCGTCCTCTGAGTTGCTTGGGGCTTCATCTTCTGTATCTATTTGCGGCTGATCTTTGTTAGGTGTCCTGTGCGGCATTTGCTTTCAGTGCTTTTGCTTTGAGGACCTCTTCGACTCTCCTGTAACTCTCTTCCCTATCCGTGGCGATCTGCTGAACTGGCTCGGATCAAACAAGTTGCCTGCCCATTGCAACTTCGGGCTCGGAtgtggtcttcttcttcttcttcttcttcttcttcttcttcttcttcttctggggTGGCATCGTGGGTTTCTTAGTGGCTTAAAGCACGGTGGGTGCCAAATGTTGGATTGTAACTTCTTGCGAAGTTAAGACTCAACAAGATTAACAAAGGAATGGGAATACGAATCGTCACTTCATTGAAAGACGTAATGCCCTTTTACAATGGGAGGAGGCCCCCCTTTTATAATGCTCGGAATGCCCGTGCACTTTACATAGTTGCCCTCACTCAACTGCTACATTTCCAGAATATTCCTTACATTTGAGTCATTCGTGCGTCACGTTTTTAGAGCTATTCTGATAGTCCCGTGATTTCCGCTCTCACAAGGCTCCGTGATTTATACTCCTTTCGTTGCTCACCCCATCGTGTTTCCCAGCTTTGCACCCGAGGCCCAGCTTGTCCTCGGGCGCTTTGGCCTTCTCGCCGGTGATTTTCCTTCTAGGGTGAGCTTCGGGCGTCACGTTGTCCTCAACCATTCGCCCTAAGCTCGCTCAACCTCGGTCGCGCTTGTCTTCCTCCCTGCACACTGACGCTAAAGCAAGATCATCAGGTTAGGAAAAATGTTGATTCACCCTGCCTTCGGCTCCAAGCCTCACATGACACCCGAAACCGGGAAGTTATTCCTGAAGCTGTGAGCTTCGCAAGGACCCGTGTTGTTGCTTGTTTCGACCGACCTCGAGGGTGGCCATgcttttgggcgatccccaacaggAGATATTAAAAGTCCAATTTTAGCATGGAAGGCCATGCCAAGTATGACCACATCTTATAGATGGAATAGTATCCGTAGGCTAGAATGATAAGATTGCGCTTTTCAGACTAGTGTAGTTACTTGCACTAATGCAGAAGCCAGCAGTCCAGGCCCGCTATTAAGGCCATGCATTGTTGCCCTTTTTCCAAGCGTACTGCATCCTGAGGTCAAGTAGTGGATACACATAGACACATGGTATCTTGTAATGCTAATAATGTTCCTGAGAGGGCACCTGATTTTCATCCTACAGTATGGGGTGATTTTTTCTTCAACTACAGCCCAGAACTACTACATGCATGGTTATGTATATTTATGGCTGTTATGTAGAATGCTATGTTCCAGCCTGTTTGTGTTTCTTTCAGTTTTATTTTAAGTATATGAAAAAATAGCTTTGAGTCcttggtttctctctctctggtATATACTGTTTGGATGCGCTTCTGATGTGCCTCACCTTGGCTTAGTTTGACTTCTGACCGCTTGGCAAACTAGACATGATGATCACCCAATATTCATAGGCACGCCCGGAAATGCAATTCCAGAATGTTTGAGGAAAACTGAATTGTAGGGACGCTTGATTGATGGATGTTCTAGCAATGCAAAAGTCCATTGTTACATATAAGTGATTTAAccactttttttaaaattaaaattttcaagTAGACAGCAATGTAGACGCATTTTTCTCCAATCGAAGAACTACATTGCTGTCACATTAACCACGTAACGGGCGACACCACATCATCAGACTGTTATCTTCTTCATTCACAACCTGCTAGTTCGTGACTGAATGGGCAAACGTACCGTTACAGTAACATGGGATTCAATGGCTGTATCTTCTTCAATCACAAAGGATGTTGAGTCCTGAGTGTCGGTGGCTGGCCGCTGTCCACACACTCCACAGCCATGGCCTtttaaaagcattgtaacaaagcaaagcattgtaacaaagctcttTTTTCTAAATCTCTGGTCAACCTCATTTAGCCATGACCACGCATTGGTGGGATGCAAATTTGTGACGTTAAGCCAAAAGAACTACTATATCCTGGCACAATGCTACAATGGTCTTCATAGAAATGATGCTGTATCGTTACATCAAAAATGTTTTGTACTTGCCCTATACGTTTCACTATACAGTATTTTATAAGAACGGCTCATtttgtgcaattaattaaaGATCCTTAGTTTGAAAGGAGTTTTGGTTTGTTTGGATAGCATGTTACATAACAGGTTTGTTG is a genomic window containing:
- the LOC140221216 gene encoding uncharacterized protein yields the protein MKALGQQAFIVKTNSKVVKEHIEKDSEAKEPELVKYLTAVRTMEKHFRGFAVKHILRAENDEADKLAKAAAQNEPIPLDTFYEVIETPSTKEPTLKYVNAIQRFDWRAEIMAYITGHFEPCDKDKLTRLK